Proteins co-encoded in one Callospermophilus lateralis isolate mCalLat2 chromosome 2, mCalLat2.hap1, whole genome shotgun sequence genomic window:
- the Ypel4 gene encoding protein yippee-like 4: MPSCDPGPAPACLPTKTFRSYLPRCHRTYSCVHCRAHLAKHDELISKSFQGSHGRAYLFNSVVNVGCGPAEQRLLLTGLHSVADIFCESCKTTLGWKYEQAFETSQKYKEGKYIIEMSHMVKDNGWD, translated from the exons ATGCCCAGCTGTGACCCTGGTCCGGCCCCTGCCTGCCTTCCCACCAAGACGTTCCGCAGCTACCTGCCCCGCTGCCACCGCACTTACAGCTGTGTCCACTGTCGTGCACACCTGGCCAAACATGATGAGCTTATTTCCAAG TCCTTCCAGGGGAGCCATGGCCGAGCCTACCTGTTTAACTCCGT GGTCAACGTGGGTTGTGGGCCGGCAGAACAGCGCCTCCTGCTCACAGGGCTTCACTCGGTAGCAGATATTTTCTGTGAAAGTTGCAAGACCACACTGGGCTGGAAATAT GAACAAGCTTTTGAGACCAGCCAGAAGTACAAGGAAGGGAAGTACATCATTGAAATGTCACACATGGTGAAGGACAATGGCTGGGACTGA